AAAATATTCTTGTTTTGAATTTAAAGTTCAAATAGGAGGGGTTTTATTCGTTTAAATATTATTTATATTTTATAGGACTTATTTCATGTTTAAGAAAACCATAATTGCATTATCTTTAATTTCTGCTTCAAGCGCGACATTAGCAGCGGCACCCGTTGCTAATTTAAAAGTCACAGGTTCAATTACACCACCAACCTGTACTATTAAAGGACAGAATGAAGTTGACCTAGAATATGTATTTGATGTGTCACCTGGAATGTTCCCTGTTTCTGGTAATTTAGGACTTGACGCAAAAACAAATAGCATTGAAGTAATTTGCGATGCAGCGACTTATTTAACCTTCTCTTCAACTGATAACCGTGCAAGTTCTGTATTAACCGCGGGTGCTGCTAACTTTGGGTTAGGTTTATATGATACGGATAAAAAAGTTGGTTTATATACTATCCAGATGAAGAATGCGACAGTCAAAGCGGATGCAGCAAGCGTGGCTCAAGCCGTAGGGGTTACCAATGGTACGACTTATGGAACCGCATTATATGTTGATAAAACGAAAAAAATGGGGTGGGCAACAGCGGTGAGCACATTAAGATCAGGGCAGATTTTTGCAGCAGACTTTGATGTTCGTCCAACATTGAATGCAGCCTTAAAAACAAGTTCGGGTGATGCGAAATTAGATGGTCATGCAACATTAGCATTTGCTTTTTCTCTCTAATTTTTTAGTTGAAATTAATTTTATAATTGAAATGAATAGATATAATCTTATATCTATTCATTATGGAATTGAACGATGATTAAAAAAATAACACCATTAATACTATCGACTGTATTAATATCTCCAGTTGTATTTGCTAATACAACTGCAAATATAAAAGTATCAGGTGAAGTTAAAAAACCAACTTGTTTAATCAATGGAAATGAACAGTCAGATGTTATTTTCGAACTGGCAAAAACATCGCCAAGATATTTGAGCCAAACAGTATATACGGTATTACAATCACCGGTTAAAAAGAATGTCACTGTGACTTGTGATGCGGAGACATATTTAACCTATCGGGCAACAGATACATATCAAAATACGCCATGGCCTACAGCATCTGGCGATAGCTATTTTTTCATGGTGCATTCGGATAGTCCAGATAAACCCGTCGGTGCAGTGATGTTTGCGGTTTCTGATGTCACTATTGATTCTAAAACTGCTTTTATTGCAAGTGATGGTGTTACAGCAAATGATTCTATCATGACTAAAAAAATACTTAATGGTTTTGGCACAAAGAGCTCAACAATATTCGCCAATAAATTAACAGCAGGAAAAGTATTCTCTGCAGATTTTGTAACAACCAGCGTTTATCTTAGTTCAATCAGCCAATTAACGGCAGCCGGGATCGATTTAACGTCTAATGTTGATTATCAAGCAGAAGCTGTGCTGGCTTTTAACTTTGGTATTTAATTAAATTCGAATGAGATGTGTTTCTTGGGGAATATATGCGTTTATTTGTCACTCCAGTAACTAAAGCTACATTGTTATTGACATATTGTAGTCTGTTTTTTAGTGAAGCAGTTTATTCGCATACTTTTCAAAATAGAAATATTATTGAACAGGTTGAGTCCCCACCTACGTGTGAAATCGTTATCCCTGATGGCGGGCAATATCAGTTTAATCAATTGCATGCTCGCCAGTTTAATGCAGCTAAAGCGACGGAAATACCCGAGATTACCAAAACATGGCAAGTATCGTGTAATACGCCAACTCAACTGCTTGTTCAATTCTCGGATAACCGAAGTGATTCATCACAGTTGGGAAACGAAGATTACTTTGGACTAGGGAAAGTGAATAATCAAGGGCGATTAGGGAATTACCAGCTGATACTAAACCAACCTAAAGTGGATGGCCAA
The Providencia alcalifaciens DNA segment above includes these coding regions:
- a CDS encoding fimbrial protein, coding for MFKKTIIALSLISASSATLAAAPVANLKVTGSITPPTCTIKGQNEVDLEYVFDVSPGMFPVSGNLGLDAKTNSIEVICDAATYLTFSSTDNRASSVLTAGAANFGLGLYDTDKKVGLYTIQMKNATVKADAASVAQAVGVTNGTTYGTALYVDKTKKMGWATAVSTLRSGQIFAADFDVRPTLNAALKTSSGDAKLDGHATLAFAFSL
- a CDS encoding fimbrial protein, which codes for MIKKITPLILSTVLISPVVFANTTANIKVSGEVKKPTCLINGNEQSDVIFELAKTSPRYLSQTVYTVLQSPVKKNVTVTCDAETYLTYRATDTYQNTPWPTASGDSYFFMVHSDSPDKPVGAVMFAVSDVTIDSKTAFIASDGVTANDSIMTKKILNGFGTKSSTIFANKLTAGKVFSADFVTTSVYLSSISQLTAAGIDLTSNVDYQAEAVLAFNFGI